The Saccharopolyspora gloriosae genome has a segment encoding these proteins:
- a CDS encoding DAK2 domain-containing protein, with protein MDRRHPGGRSAAAGELSAGGALLQYEPAAGVALMESIVRTGGARPGDKTMVDVLRPLAAEFAGSVRGRVPPRRPARRRR; from the coding sequence GTGGATCGGCGGCACCCTGGTGGTCGAAGTGCCGCGGCCGGTGAGCTCTCCGCCGGGGGAGCGCTGCTGCAGTACGAACCGGCCGCCGGGGTCGCGCTCATGGAGTCGATCGTGCGCACCGGGGGAGCGCGGCCGGGCGACAAGACGATGGTCGATGTGCTCAGGCCGCTCGCGGCGGAGTTCGCCGGTTCGGTTCGTGGACGCGTGCCGCCGAGACGGCCCGCGCGACGGCGTCGTTGA
- a CDS encoding GntP family permease yields the protein MPNSLILLHTAITVVGIVTLIVAARLNPVIVLVLGSLYLGLSTGLGFEETAKAVTDGFGGLMAEVGLIIGFGVLLGSLLSATGTLQRIVELFLKAFGKSRAPYALGLSSGVVFPAIYFDVALVMLAPIARSVAARTGASVAAVGGALAIGLEVGLLMVLPGAAALAISGSLGVGLGMMLLCGIGIGVLSIVIAVFLHGRLMRRTWNPAKDEVAVDGGAQGMEVAPEEAPRRTLPLIVLVLPVLVPLALIVLGTVTETAGVEIGWISFLADPVVALLLGLLIGCALTTWTLSRDAVERALTRGASTSGTILLFTGVAGSLGEVISRTGVGDIVSGLFHAGSASPLLLAWAVAALLRLAQGSGSVAAITGATLLAPVIGGLDTPAVLVALAAAAGASFGGHVSDNTFWMFRTLLGLSTRGAFQVYTVAQSIMSVVALVLVLAADLVL from the coding sequence ATGCCCAACTCCCTCATTCTGCTGCACACGGCCATCACGGTCGTCGGCATCGTCACGCTGATCGTGGCGGCACGGCTCAATCCGGTCATCGTGCTGGTGCTGGGCTCGCTCTACTTGGGACTGTCCACCGGTCTCGGGTTCGAGGAGACCGCGAAGGCGGTCACCGACGGCTTCGGCGGCCTGATGGCCGAGGTCGGCCTCATCATCGGGTTCGGTGTGCTGCTCGGTTCGCTGCTCTCGGCGACCGGGACGTTGCAACGCATCGTCGAATTGTTCTTGAAGGCCTTCGGGAAGTCCCGAGCCCCGTACGCGCTGGGTCTGTCCTCCGGCGTGGTGTTCCCGGCGATCTACTTCGACGTGGCGCTGGTGATGCTGGCGCCCATCGCCCGCTCGGTCGCGGCGCGCACCGGAGCGAGCGTCGCCGCCGTCGGCGGGGCGCTCGCCATCGGCTTGGAAGTGGGTCTGCTGATGGTGCTGCCGGGCGCGGCGGCACTGGCGATCAGCGGTTCGCTCGGTGTCGGACTGGGCATGATGCTGCTGTGCGGCATCGGGATCGGGGTGCTCTCGATCGTCATCGCGGTGTTCTTGCACGGCAGGCTGATGCGCCGCACTTGGAATCCGGCGAAGGACGAGGTGGCCGTCGACGGCGGCGCGCAGGGCATGGAGGTGGCTCCCGAGGAGGCACCGCGCCGCACCTTGCCGCTGATCGTGCTGGTCCTGCCGGTCCTGGTCCCGCTGGCTCTGATCGTGCTGGGCACGGTGACGGAGACGGCGGGCGTGGAGATCGGCTGGATCTCGTTCCTGGCCGATCCGGTGGTGGCGCTGCTGCTCGGCCTGCTCATCGGGTGCGCGCTCACGACGTGGACGTTGTCGCGCGACGCCGTGGAGCGGGCGCTGACCAGGGGCGCTTCGACGAGCGGCACGATCCTGCTGTTCACCGGCGTCGCGGGCTCGCTCGGTGAGGTGATCAGCCGGACCGGAGTGGGCGACATCGTTTCCGGCTTGTTCCACGCGGGCAGCGCTTCGCCGCTGCTGCTGGCCTGGGCGGTGGCGGCCTTGCTGCGGCTGGCGCAGGGGTCGGGGTCGGTCGCGGCGATCACCGGGGCGACCTTGTTGGCCCCGGTGATCGGCGGTCTCGACACCCCGGCGGTGCTGGTGGCGCTGGCAGCCGCGGCGGGCGCGAGCTTCGGTGGGCACGTCAGCGACAACACCTTCTGGATGTTCCGCACCCTGCTCGGCCTGTCCACTCGCGGCGCGTTCCAGGTCTACACGGTCGCCCAATCGATCATGTCGGTGGTCGCGCTGGTCCTGGTTCTGGCGGCGGATCTGGTGCTGTGA
- a CDS encoding SDR family NAD(P)-dependent oxidoreductase, which translates to MSESARTALITGAGSERGIGRETARQLAAAGFDIAVLDLDGDAAERTAALVAQEHGVRALGVQADVTGQESVDAAVTAVENSDLPAIAALVNNAGITRPTRFLDIEPAEWELVFKVNVTGTYLVTQRVLPGLVERGYGRIVNVSSVSAQRGGGVFGGSHYSAAKAAVLGLTKALAREVGANGVVVNAVTPGLIDTDITGGLLSGDRKEKLIADVPVGRNGRTTDVAATITFLAGEAVGYITGATFDINGGSHIN; encoded by the coding sequence ATGTCCGAATCCGCCCGCACCGCCCTGATCACCGGAGCAGGCTCGGAACGCGGCATCGGCCGGGAGACCGCCCGGCAGCTCGCCGCCGCAGGCTTCGACATCGCCGTGCTGGACCTCGACGGCGACGCGGCCGAGCGCACGGCGGCCCTCGTCGCCCAGGAACACGGTGTTCGCGCGCTCGGCGTGCAGGCCGACGTCACCGGCCAGGAGTCGGTCGACGCGGCGGTCACCGCGGTCGAGAACTCGGATCTCCCCGCGATCGCCGCCCTGGTGAACAACGCGGGAATCACCCGCCCCACCCGCTTCCTGGACATCGAACCCGCGGAGTGGGAGCTGGTGTTCAAGGTCAACGTCACCGGCACCTACCTGGTGACCCAGCGCGTGCTCCCCGGACTCGTGGAACGCGGTTACGGCCGCATCGTCAACGTCTCCTCGGTCAGCGCGCAGCGCGGCGGCGGCGTGTTCGGCGGCTCGCACTACTCCGCGGCGAAAGCCGCCGTGCTGGGCCTCACCAAGGCGCTCGCGCGGGAGGTCGGCGCGAACGGAGTGGTGGTCAACGCGGTCACTCCCGGCCTCATCGACACCGACATCACCGGCGGCCTGCTGTCCGGCGATCGCAAGGAGAAGCTGATCGCCGACGTGCCGGTCGGCCGCAACGGCCGCACCACCGACGTCGCCGCCACCATCACGTTCCTGGCCGGAGAGGCCGTCGGTTACATCACCGGCGCCACTTTCGACATCAACGGCGGCTCGCACATCAACTGA
- a CDS encoding sugar phosphate isomerase/epimerase, translated as MPELGCSTISFRQRTAADALAIIRDLGFDGIDLGGLPGVCDHIPTPLTGSPEHLVDLVRRSGLRTWAINVDPGPLNDPALDEHDLLESGRALVELAASLDAAMIVPCGAQHREPFADETTDLDRIAHGLRLLGALAAERGVRLLVEGLHHYRFCHTAERAGALLERVPVASAGFVFDVSHVVAGGFDEVALAREFADRIEHVHFRDAEPGDINLSIGRGRADFAGVVRTLREHGYTGRYVLELETHDVADEDRPAAAAAARADIAALLGS; from the coding sequence ATGCCGGAGTTGGGCTGCTCGACGATCTCGTTCCGGCAGCGGACGGCGGCCGATGCGCTCGCGATCATCAGGGACCTCGGCTTCGACGGCATCGACCTCGGCGGCCTTCCGGGCGTGTGCGACCACATCCCGACGCCGCTGACCGGTTCCCCGGAACACCTCGTGGACTTGGTCCGGCGCTCCGGCCTGCGGACCTGGGCGATCAACGTCGACCCCGGCCCGCTGAACGATCCCGCTCTCGACGAGCACGACCTGCTCGAATCCGGCCGGGCGCTGGTGGAACTCGCCGCGAGCCTGGACGCGGCGATGATCGTGCCGTGCGGAGCGCAGCACCGGGAACCGTTCGCGGACGAGACGACCGACCTCGACCGGATCGCGCACGGCCTGCGCCTGCTCGGCGCGCTCGCCGCCGAGCGCGGGGTGCGGCTGCTGGTGGAAGGCCTGCACCACTACCGGTTCTGCCACACGGCCGAACGCGCCGGGGCACTGCTGGAGCGGGTGCCCGTGGCATCGGCGGGATTCGTCTTCGACGTCAGTCACGTCGTGGCGGGCGGCTTCGACGAGGTCGCTCTGGCGCGCGAGTTCGCCGACCGCATCGAGCACGTGCACTTCCGCGACGCCGAACCCGGCGACATCAACCTCAGCATCGGCCGTGGCCGAGCCGACTTCGCCGGAGTCGTCCGAACCTTGCGCGAACACGGCTACACCGGCCGCTACGTGCTCGAACTCGAAACCCACGACGTCGCCGACGAGGACCGGCCCGCAGCGGCCGCGGCGGCGCGAGCGGACATCGCGGCGCTGCTCGGCAGCTGA
- a CDS encoding GntR family transcriptional regulator — protein MSAIDQQRGDPQVPLDVPALDGVDRQTLREQSLRKLREAISSGQLEPGKRLIETELSEALSVSRGTLREALRHLVQEGLVVADERGKLLVRALTKAEVRDIFAVRAALESLAVEALCEAPERSASVTELRESVDRLRDLDQSMATLVEADLAFHQRMCELTGNAALVQSWQHISGLTRATIVRSGPELAVRNMAWQRHSPIVDAIEAGDSAKAREVVREHMRETAERIVSVLQD, from the coding sequence ATGAGCGCAATCGACCAGCAGAGAGGCGATCCACAGGTGCCCCTGGATGTTCCGGCGCTCGACGGCGTCGACCGGCAGACCTTGCGCGAGCAGTCATTGCGAAAACTGCGCGAGGCGATCAGCAGCGGCCAGCTCGAACCCGGCAAACGGCTGATCGAGACCGAGCTCAGCGAAGCGCTCTCGGTGTCCAGGGGAACGCTGCGCGAAGCCCTGCGTCACCTGGTGCAGGAAGGGCTGGTGGTCGCCGACGAACGCGGCAAGCTGCTCGTGCGCGCCCTGACCAAGGCCGAGGTGCGGGACATCTTCGCCGTGCGCGCCGCCCTGGAGTCGCTCGCCGTGGAAGCGCTCTGCGAAGCGCCCGAACGAAGTGCGAGCGTCACCGAGCTGCGCGAATCAGTGGACCGGCTGCGCGACCTCGACCAGAGCATGGCGACGCTGGTCGAAGCCGACCTGGCCTTCCACCAGCGGATGTGCGAACTCACCGGCAACGCCGCGCTGGTGCAGTCCTGGCAGCACATCTCCGGGCTCACCCGAGCCACCATCGTCCGCTCCGGGCCGGAGCTGGCCGTGCGCAACATGGCATGGCAACGGCACTCGCCGATCGTGGACGCGATCGAAGCCGGAGACTCCGCCAAGGCCCGCGAGGTCGTGCGCGAGCACATGCGCGAGACCGCCGAGCGCATCGTCTCCGTCCTGCAGGACTGA
- a CDS encoding methyltransferase: MASEPVNIWEMADLVTPFAVRTVATLRIADIVQDGPVPLVEIAKRSEARADPLGRVLRFLVRRGVFTEPEADLFGPNDASRALQSDAPSGSREWLDLDGAVGRADLAFVELIEQIRGHHPAYQAAFGRSFWEDLAHSPHLSDSFDDLMETKSGSLAPAAAASLAWDRFDVVTDVGGGRGLLVAEILERHPGVRGMVVDLAGPAHGAEAHLESRGVRDRAEVVVGSFFDPLPAGSDAYVLCDVLGDWDDEDAVRILTRCAEAAGPEGSVIIIELLPDPDGDFTEMDLRMMIYVGGRMRDLDRTERITAAAGLFVASVTRLDDGHGIIECLPDR; the protein is encoded by the coding sequence ATGGCCTCTGAGCCGGTGAACATCTGGGAGATGGCCGATCTGGTCACGCCCTTCGCCGTGCGGACCGTGGCGACGCTGCGGATCGCCGACATCGTCCAGGACGGCCCGGTCCCGCTCGTCGAGATCGCGAAACGGTCCGAGGCCCGAGCCGATCCGCTCGGCAGAGTGCTGCGATTCCTGGTGCGGCGCGGGGTGTTCACCGAACCCGAAGCAGACCTGTTCGGCCCGAACGACGCCTCCCGCGCCTTGCAGAGCGACGCGCCGAGCGGGAGCCGGGAGTGGCTCGACCTCGACGGGGCCGTCGGCCGCGCCGATCTGGCATTCGTGGAACTCATCGAACAGATCCGCGGTCACCATCCCGCCTACCAGGCCGCGTTCGGGCGATCGTTTTGGGAGGACTTGGCGCACAGCCCGCACCTGTCGGACTCCTTCGACGACCTGATGGAGACCAAGTCCGGCTCGCTCGCCCCGGCTGCGGCGGCTTCGCTTGCTTGGGATCGCTTCGACGTGGTCACCGACGTGGGCGGCGGCAGGGGCCTGCTCGTCGCCGAGATCCTGGAGCGCCATCCCGGAGTGCGCGGCATGGTCGTGGACCTGGCCGGACCCGCCCATGGTGCGGAGGCCCACCTGGAGTCGCGGGGCGTGCGGGACCGAGCCGAGGTGGTCGTCGGCAGCTTCTTCGACCCGCTACCGGCGGGATCCGACGCCTACGTGCTGTGCGACGTCCTCGGCGATTGGGACGACGAGGACGCGGTGCGCATCCTGACCCGCTGCGCCGAGGCCGCGGGACCGGAGGGCAGCGTGATCATCATCGAACTGCTTCCCGACCCGGACGGCGACTTCACCGAGATGGACCTGCGGATGATGATCTACGTGGGCGGCCGGATGCGGGACTTGGACCGGACCGAGCGGATCACCGCCGCCGCCGGGCTATTCGTCGCCTCCGTCACCAGGCTCGACGACGGTCACGGCATCATCGAATGCCTTCCCGACCGCTGA
- a CDS encoding MOSC domain-containing protein, whose protein sequence is MGSSGIDKRPVPGPIRFTAVGVRGDRVIDTKHHGAWYQAAYAFDVEDLRFWSAELGKELVPGNAGENLSLTGCDGSSALIGERWRIGGAVLRVTGPRNPCRVFAGFWDVKGLVKRFAEVGRPGAYLAVEQPGEITAGDPVEVLSRPDHRVTVADVLALGMGDRERKDHVVAAAADLPEKWRVSLGLAELSGREGIR, encoded by the coding sequence ATGGGTAGCTCGGGCATCGACAAGCGACCGGTGCCCGGCCCGATCCGGTTCACCGCAGTCGGCGTGCGCGGGGATCGCGTGATCGACACGAAGCACCACGGTGCCTGGTACCAGGCCGCCTATGCCTTCGACGTCGAGGATCTCCGGTTCTGGTCGGCGGAACTGGGCAAGGAACTCGTGCCGGGCAACGCGGGCGAGAACCTGAGCCTGACCGGTTGCGACGGAAGCTCGGCGCTGATCGGGGAGCGCTGGCGGATCGGTGGCGCGGTGCTGCGCGTGACCGGGCCGCGCAATCCGTGCCGGGTCTTCGCCGGGTTCTGGGACGTCAAGGGCTTGGTGAAGCGCTTCGCCGAGGTCGGTCGCCCCGGCGCCTACCTCGCGGTGGAGCAGCCCGGTGAGATCACCGCGGGTGATCCGGTCGAGGTGCTCAGCAGGCCCGATCACCGGGTCACGGTCGCCGACGTGCTCGCGCTGGGCATGGGTGACCGGGAGCGCAAGGACCACGTCGTGGCCGCCGCCGCGGATCTTCCGGAGAAGTGGCGGGTCTCGCTCGGGCTCGCCGAACTCAGCGGTCGGGAAGGCATTCGATGA
- a CDS encoding nitronate monooxygenase family protein, with amino-acid sequence MIERRTFPVIAAPMAGGISTPELVAAVGDAGGFGFLAAGYLTEEALAGQIRRVRELSAEPFGVNLFVPGPRRDLDLSDYRERVAAEAERYGVRPGSGHWDDDLYQAKVELVIAERIPVVSFTFGCPEKSTVDRLRATGAQVVCTVTTPAEARLAESAGVDLLCVQGSEAGGHRAVFDDAADSAAGGELFGLLGALRVISGAVELPLIGAGGIVSGADVAAVLSAGAVAAQLGTAFLLADEAGTASAQRAELAAGTRDTAITRAFSGRPARGLVNRFLLEHGPHAPAAYPQLHHLTKPVRGAASGAGDPEAMSLWAGQTYAQATPLPAAELVRTLTEQARNAIDAARSRLP; translated from the coding sequence ATGATCGAGCGGCGGACTTTTCCGGTGATCGCGGCACCGATGGCGGGCGGGATCTCCACTCCCGAGCTGGTGGCGGCGGTCGGCGATGCGGGCGGGTTCGGCTTCTTGGCGGCGGGCTATCTCACGGAAGAGGCGCTGGCCGGGCAGATCCGGAGAGTCCGGGAACTCTCCGCGGAGCCGTTCGGGGTGAACCTGTTCGTGCCGGGGCCACGGCGTGATCTCGACCTGTCCGATTACCGGGAGCGAGTCGCGGCGGAGGCTGAGCGCTACGGCGTGCGGCCCGGATCCGGGCACTGGGACGACGATCTGTACCAGGCGAAGGTGGAGTTGGTGATCGCCGAGCGGATTCCCGTGGTGTCGTTCACCTTCGGCTGTCCAGAGAAGTCCACTGTGGATCGTCTGCGTGCGACGGGTGCACAGGTGGTCTGCACGGTCACCACGCCTGCGGAGGCGCGGCTGGCCGAGTCGGCCGGTGTCGACCTGCTGTGCGTGCAGGGGTCCGAGGCGGGCGGGCATCGCGCGGTGTTCGACGATGCCGCCGACTCCGCGGCCGGTGGGGAGTTGTTCGGACTGCTGGGCGCGCTGCGGGTGATCTCCGGGGCGGTCGAGCTACCGCTGATCGGCGCCGGTGGCATCGTCTCGGGTGCGGATGTGGCCGCGGTGCTCTCGGCCGGTGCGGTCGCGGCGCAGCTGGGTACCGCGTTCCTGCTCGCCGATGAGGCGGGTACCGCGTCCGCTCAGCGTGCGGAACTCGCGGCGGGGACGCGGGACACCGCGATCACCCGTGCGTTCAGCGGACGCCCGGCGCGCGGACTGGTCAACAGGTTCCTGCTGGAACACGGTCCGCACGCCCCGGCCGCGTACCCGCAGCTGCACCACCTGACGAAACCGGTGCGGGGCGCGGCGAGCGGCGCCGGAGATCCGGAGGCCATGTCCCTGTGGGCGGGCCAGACCTACGCGCAGGCGACTCCGTTGCCCGCCGCCGAACTGGTCCGGACGCTCACCGAGCAGGCCAGGAACGCGATCGACGCCGCCCGTTCCCGCTTGCCCTGA
- a CDS encoding Uma2 family endonuclease: MRIETGAERPFSVHDLDGSPEDGRRYELIDGDLLVSAAPGWPHQAAVVELASQLHIACTPEFRVLPAPFAVRPDPFTELRPDILVARHDDLTLRNLPVAPELAIEVVSSSSRLKDTTLKKAVYAKLGTRFFWLVDPDLEEPGIAAWELVGGSGYQRIARVRDDEVFEVQRPFPVKLTAADLVAGLRP, translated from the coding sequence ATGCGGATCGAAACGGGAGCGGAGCGGCCGTTCAGCGTGCACGACCTGGACGGTTCGCCGGAGGACGGCCGGCGGTACGAGTTGATCGACGGCGATCTGCTGGTGAGCGCGGCGCCGGGGTGGCCGCACCAGGCCGCGGTGGTGGAGTTGGCCTCGCAGCTGCACATCGCCTGCACTCCGGAATTCCGGGTGCTTCCCGCGCCGTTCGCGGTGCGGCCCGATCCGTTCACGGAGTTGCGCCCCGACATCCTGGTGGCCCGCCACGACGACCTGACGCTGCGAAACCTGCCGGTGGCCCCGGAGCTCGCGATCGAGGTCGTCTCGTCGAGCAGCAGACTCAAGGACACGACGCTGAAGAAGGCGGTCTACGCGAAGCTGGGCACGCGGTTCTTCTGGCTGGTGGACCCGGATCTGGAGGAGCCCGGGATCGCGGCTTGGGAACTCGTGGGCGGATCCGGGTACCAGCGGATCGCTCGCGTGCGCGATGACGAGGTGTTCGAGGTGCAACGGCCGTTCCCCGTCAAGCTCACCGCCGCGGACCTGGTGGCGGGGCTACGGCCATGA
- the aceA gene encoding isocitrate lyase, whose product MSLQPGTRQQAIKAAEELQHDWDTNPRWKGIERTHTAADVVRLRGSVQEEQTLARLGAERLWNLLHETDYINSLGAMTGNQAVQQVRAGLKAIYLSGWQVAADANLAGETYPDQSLYPANSVPQVVRRINNALKRADQISWSEALDPEAAETESEPTHWLAPIVADAEAGFGGALNAYELMKGMIQAGAAGVHWEDQLASEKKCGHLGGKVLIPTSQHVKTLNAARLAADVAGVPSLVVARTDAQAATLLTSDVDERDQQFVTGERTSEGFYKVTNGIEPCITRGLAYAPHADLIWMETSKPDLEVAKQFAEAIKAKYPDQMLAYNCSPSFNWRKNLDDSTIAKFQRELGHMGYKFQFITLAGFHALNYGMFDLAKGYAADGMTSYVDLQEREFAAEAQGYTATRHQREAGTGYFDLVSTAISPDSSTTALAGSTEAAQF is encoded by the coding sequence ATGAGCCTCCAGCCTGGAACCCGCCAGCAGGCGATCAAGGCCGCCGAAGAACTCCAGCACGACTGGGACACCAACCCCCGCTGGAAGGGCATCGAGCGTACCCACACCGCCGCGGACGTCGTCCGGCTGCGCGGTTCCGTGCAGGAGGAGCAGACCCTGGCCCGGCTCGGCGCCGAGCGGCTCTGGAACCTGCTGCACGAGACCGACTACATCAACTCGCTGGGCGCGATGACCGGTAACCAGGCCGTCCAGCAGGTCCGCGCGGGGCTCAAGGCCATCTACCTCTCCGGCTGGCAGGTCGCCGCCGACGCGAACCTGGCGGGCGAGACCTACCCCGACCAGAGCCTCTACCCGGCGAACTCGGTCCCGCAGGTGGTCCGCCGGATCAACAACGCCCTCAAGCGCGCCGACCAGATCAGCTGGTCCGAGGCGCTGGACCCGGAGGCCGCGGAGACCGAGTCGGAGCCGACCCACTGGCTGGCCCCGATCGTCGCCGACGCCGAGGCGGGCTTCGGTGGCGCGCTCAACGCCTACGAGCTGATGAAGGGCATGATCCAGGCCGGCGCCGCGGGCGTGCACTGGGAGGACCAGCTGGCCTCCGAGAAGAAGTGCGGTCACCTCGGCGGCAAGGTGCTCATCCCCACCAGCCAGCACGTCAAGACCCTCAACGCCGCCCGGCTCGCCGCCGACGTCGCGGGTGTGCCCTCGCTGGTCGTCGCCCGCACCGACGCGCAGGCCGCGACGCTGCTGACCAGTGACGTCGACGAGCGCGACCAGCAGTTCGTGACCGGCGAGCGCACCTCCGAGGGCTTCTACAAGGTCACCAACGGCATCGAGCCCTGCATCACCCGTGGTCTGGCCTACGCGCCGCACGCGGACCTGATCTGGATGGAGACCTCGAAGCCGGACCTGGAGGTCGCCAAGCAGTTCGCCGAGGCGATCAAGGCCAAGTACCCGGACCAGATGCTGGCCTACAACTGCTCGCCGTCGTTCAACTGGCGCAAGAACCTGGACGACAGCACCATCGCCAAGTTCCAGCGGGAGCTCGGCCACATGGGCTACAAGTTCCAGTTCATCACGCTGGCCGGCTTCCACGCGCTGAACTACGGCATGTTCGACCTGGCCAAGGGTTACGCCGCGGACGGCATGACGTCCTACGTGGACCTGCAGGAGCGCGAGTTCGCGGCCGAGGCGCAGGGCTACACCGCCACGCGTCACCAGCGCGAGGCGGGCACCGGCTACTTCGACCTGGTCAGCACGGCGATCAGCCCGGACTCGTCGACCACCGCGCTGGCGGGTTCGACCGAGGCCGCTCAGTTCTGA
- a CDS encoding XRE family transcriptional regulator — protein sequence MDFSANINVMAEFAAEEDRNFSTDQDLLVFGQRLRHLRRAAGLTLVELGERVGRAPSQLSLLENGHREPKLSLLRALADALGSSVDELMSKKPPNRRAELEIAVEQAQLDPMYQRLDVPPLKVGKRVPTEALEHVLALYDELKRRETKQVATPEEARKANAELRRMMREHGNYFPDIEKAASGILDRVGYHGGALSEGLIQSIATHMGYGLRFVTDLPRSVRSITDLRHSRIFLRRESLGMHSPRTILLQTLGHLTLGHSQPRDFADFLRQRVEANYFAAAVLMPERTAVSYLKQAKADRDLAVEDLRDVFSVSYEMAAHRFTNLATQYLDLVCHFVRNDETGIIYKAYENDGLVFPTDPAGAIEGQRMCRHWAGRTVFASPDRYSTHYQYTDKPGATHWCVAHVDPNRGRDFAITLGVPYTESRWFRGRETTNHSKSRCPNGECCQRPPTELSNRWQGMVWPSARAHSHVLSALPSGTFPGVDEADVYSFLESH from the coding sequence GTGGATTTTTCTGCTAACATCAACGTCATGGCCGAGTTCGCCGCTGAAGAAGACCGCAATTTTTCCACCGACCAAGACCTTCTGGTCTTCGGTCAACGGTTGCGCCACCTCCGCCGCGCCGCCGGGCTCACCCTCGTTGAGCTGGGCGAACGCGTCGGCCGTGCGCCGTCTCAGCTATCCCTGCTGGAGAACGGGCACCGCGAGCCGAAGCTCTCGTTGCTGCGCGCGCTGGCGGATGCGCTCGGCAGCTCGGTGGACGAGTTGATGTCGAAAAAACCGCCGAATCGTCGCGCGGAGCTCGAGATCGCCGTCGAGCAGGCGCAGCTCGACCCGATGTACCAACGCCTGGACGTGCCTCCGCTGAAGGTGGGCAAGCGAGTGCCCACCGAGGCGCTGGAGCACGTGCTCGCCCTCTACGACGAGCTGAAGCGGCGGGAGACGAAGCAGGTCGCCACGCCGGAGGAAGCGCGCAAGGCGAACGCCGAGCTGCGGCGGATGATGCGCGAGCACGGCAACTACTTTCCCGACATCGAGAAGGCCGCATCCGGCATCCTCGACCGGGTCGGCTACCACGGCGGCGCGCTCTCCGAGGGCCTCATCCAGTCCATCGCCACGCACATGGGCTACGGCTTGCGGTTCGTCACCGACCTGCCGCGCTCGGTCCGCTCGATCACGGACCTGCGCCACAGCAGGATCTTCCTGCGCCGGGAGTCGCTGGGCATGCACAGCCCGCGCACCATCCTGCTGCAGACCCTCGGGCACCTCACCCTCGGCCACAGCCAGCCGCGGGACTTCGCGGACTTCCTGCGCCAACGGGTGGAGGCGAACTACTTCGCCGCCGCCGTGCTGATGCCGGAACGGACCGCGGTCAGCTACCTCAAGCAGGCCAAGGCGGATCGCGACCTGGCGGTGGAGGACCTGCGGGACGTGTTCTCCGTGTCCTACGAGATGGCCGCGCACCGGTTCACCAACCTCGCCACGCAGTACCTGGACCTCGTCTGCCACTTCGTGCGCAACGACGAGACGGGCATCATCTACAAGGCGTACGAGAACGACGGCCTGGTCTTCCCCACCGACCCGGCGGGTGCCATCGAGGGCCAGCGGATGTGCCGGCACTGGGCAGGGCGCACGGTCTTCGCCTCACCGGACCGGTACTCGACGCACTACCAGTACACCGACAAGCCGGGGGCCACTCACTGGTGCGTGGCGCACGTCGATCCGAACCGGGGCCGTGACTTCGCGATCACGCTGGGCGTGCCCTACACCGAGTCGCGCTGGTTCCGGGGACGCGAGACCACGAACCATTCGAAATCGCGCTGCCCCAACGGCGAATGCTGCCAGCGGCCGCCGACAGAGCTCTCGAACCGCTGGCAGGGCATGGTCTGGCCCTCCGCGCGGGCGCACTCCCACGTGCTCTCCGCGTTGCCATCCGGAACGTTTCCCGGCGTGGACGAAGCCGACGTCTACTCCTTCCTGGAATCGCACTGA
- a CDS encoding MerR family transcriptional regulator has product MPIGTFAQRSGMTASALRFYAGSGLLTPAKVDPVSGYFRRMGLSTRRANRSTRHTRARPLWPSTPTVASSAMRSPNSPSPSLAATPAPRPSAPGPAS; this is encoded by the coding sequence ATGCCCATCGGAACCTTCGCCCAGCGGAGCGGCATGACGGCGAGCGCGTTGCGCTTCTACGCCGGCTCGGGGCTCCTGACGCCGGCGAAGGTCGATCCGGTGTCCGGCTACTTCCGCAGGATGGGTCTTTCGACGCGGCGCGCGAACAGATCGACGCGGCACACGCGCGCTCGTCCGCTTTGGCCGTCGACTCCTACGGTCGCCTCATCCGCGATGCGATCTCCGAACTCGCCCAGTCCATCGCTTGCCGCGACACCCGCGCCACGGCCATCAGCTCCAGGCCCGGCATCGTGA